A window from Alkalilimnicola sp. S0819 encodes these proteins:
- the gshB gene encoding glutathione synthase, whose product MSIRCGVVMDPIESITPYKDTSLAMMLEAQRRGWTLRYLELGDLYLRQGEARGRHRAIRVRDQDHDYFELGEAEDGPLAELDVILMRKDPPVDSQFLYASYILEHAQQAGALVVNRPQSLRDANEKLFALQFPQCCGPCEVTSDATRLRAFVAEHGKSVLKPLHGMGGASIFVVEPDEANLSVIIETLTEHGGRYIMVQKFLPEIKDGDKRILMIDGEPVPYALARIPAAGETRGNLAAGGRGEGVALSDRDRWIAEQVGPTLREMGLLFVGLDVIGDFLTEINVTSPTCVRELDALYGINISAQLLDVIERRLR is encoded by the coding sequence ATGAGCATCCGATGCGGCGTGGTGATGGACCCCATCGAGTCGATCACGCCTTACAAGGACACCAGCCTCGCCATGATGCTGGAAGCCCAGCGGCGCGGCTGGACACTGCGCTACCTGGAGTTGGGTGACCTTTACCTGCGCCAGGGCGAGGCCCGCGGTCGTCACCGAGCCATCCGCGTGCGGGACCAGGACCATGACTACTTCGAACTGGGCGAAGCCGAGGACGGCCCCCTGGCCGAGCTGGACGTGATCCTGATGCGCAAGGACCCGCCGGTGGACAGCCAGTTCCTGTACGCCAGCTACATTCTGGAGCACGCCCAGCAGGCCGGCGCGCTGGTGGTGAACCGCCCGCAGAGCCTGCGCGATGCCAATGAAAAGCTGTTCGCGCTGCAATTCCCCCAGTGCTGCGGCCCCTGCGAGGTGACCAGCGACGCGACCCGGCTGCGCGCCTTCGTCGCCGAGCACGGCAAGAGCGTCCTCAAGCCCCTGCACGGCATGGGGGGCGCGTCCATCTTCGTGGTGGAGCCCGACGAGGCGAACCTGTCGGTAATCATCGAGACCCTCACCGAGCACGGCGGCCGTTACATCATGGTCCAGAAGTTCCTGCCCGAGATCAAGGACGGCGACAAACGCATCTTGATGATCGACGGCGAACCGGTGCCTTACGCCCTGGCGCGCATCCCGGCGGCGGGCGAGACCCGCGGCAATCTGGCCGCCGGCGGCCGCGGCGAAGGGGTCGCTCTGAGCGACCGGGATCGCTGGATCGCCGAGCAGGTGGGCCCCACCCTGCGTGAGATGGGCCTGCTCTTCGTGGGCCTGGATGTGATCGGCGACTTCCTCACCGAGATCAACGTCACCAGCCCCACCTGCGTGCGCGAACTGGACGCCCTCTACGGCATCAACATCAGCGCCCAGCTGCTGGATGTCATCGAGAGGCGTCTGCGGTGA